One stretch of Burkholderia pyrrocinia DNA includes these proteins:
- a CDS encoding LysR family transcriptional regulator, protein MLEALSLDQLRTFIAAADEGSFSAAGRKLRRAQSVVSQTLANLEAQLDIQLFDRSSRYPRLTEEGRALLAQARLVVGSMDSFKSQARAIAEGLEPELSVVMDVMFPMEKLTHAVGGFRIAFPDTPLRLYVEALGAVVQPVLDGTCRLGISGSMPDVPETVGAEHLLEVPMVTVAAPTHPLSRHEHVIQSDELDEHVQLVLTDRSALTDGKLFGVYSSLTWRLADLGAKHAFLKAGFGWGHMPEAMVRDDIDAGRLVRLSLGILFPRIHAMPMLGIYRKDTPPGPAGRWLLEQLKVPC, encoded by the coding sequence ATGCTCGAAGCCCTCTCGCTCGACCAGTTGAGGACCTTTATTGCCGCGGCTGACGAAGGCAGCTTTTCGGCTGCGGGCCGAAAGCTGCGGCGCGCCCAGTCGGTCGTGAGCCAAACGCTCGCGAACCTCGAAGCGCAGCTCGACATTCAGTTATTCGACCGCAGCAGCCGCTATCCACGGCTGACGGAAGAAGGCAGAGCGTTGCTCGCGCAGGCGCGTCTCGTGGTCGGCAGCATGGATTCGTTCAAATCGCAGGCACGCGCGATCGCGGAAGGGCTGGAGCCCGAACTCTCGGTCGTCATGGACGTGATGTTTCCGATGGAGAAGCTGACTCATGCCGTCGGCGGATTTCGCATCGCATTTCCCGACACGCCGCTGCGCCTCTACGTGGAAGCATTGGGCGCGGTGGTGCAACCCGTGCTCGACGGCACGTGCAGACTCGGCATCAGCGGCTCGATGCCCGACGTACCCGAGACCGTCGGCGCCGAACACCTGCTCGAAGTACCCATGGTCACGGTCGCTGCCCCGACTCATCCGCTCTCGCGGCATGAACACGTGATCCAGTCCGACGAGCTGGACGAGCATGTTCAACTCGTCTTGACCGATCGCAGTGCTCTGACCGACGGGAAATTGTTTGGTGTCTATTCATCGCTCACGTGGCGGCTGGCCGATCTGGGTGCCAAGCACGCATTCCTGAAGGCGGGGTTCGGCTGGGGGCACATGCCGGAAGCGATGGTGCGGGACGATATCGACGCCGGACGTCTCGTCAGATTAAGCCTCGGCATCCTGTTTCCTCGCATCCATGCAATGCCGATGCTGGGGATATACCGCAAAGACACGCCACCGGGGCCAGCGGGTCGATGGCTGCTCGAACAGCTCAAAGTTCCCTGCTAG
- a CDS encoding pirin family protein, giving the protein MYLGIGWVSSKNIDYPFRGQRLNLTVSQLREDMMSSLVDSIEQPVAAPRVRRITLRTAGYQLGSILRLVSPTDIGRRIKPFVFVDYFDFAPTRDELFRIHPHSGIATASIVLNGEARYQDTTGASGIMRKGDVEWLQAGNGVWHDGSAVGNERLRGYQVWIALPPDQENGSAFSQQVPAGSIPGVGPARVLFGDLAGVRSPVASTEGITLLHVRLRAGKTWRFQPPSGQTVAWAHAGSGSVAANGMSIGSDLVVFDESDGTIVFTAGSDADILVGSAVPHPYDLVVGNYSVHTSVDALRKGEAEIDRIGSASDWRAR; this is encoded by the coding sequence ATGTATCTGGGAATCGGATGGGTTTCATCGAAAAATATCGACTATCCGTTCCGAGGTCAACGACTTAATCTGACCGTATCGCAATTGCGGGAGGACATGATGAGTTCACTCGTCGACAGTATCGAGCAGCCGGTCGCCGCCCCTCGGGTGCGCAGGATCACGCTGCGCACTGCTGGCTACCAGCTGGGTTCCATCCTGAGGCTGGTCAGCCCGACGGATATCGGGCGGCGAATCAAGCCGTTCGTCTTCGTCGATTACTTCGATTTCGCGCCGACACGCGACGAACTGTTCAGGATTCATCCTCACTCGGGCATCGCGACCGCCAGCATAGTGTTGAACGGCGAGGCACGATACCAGGATACGACCGGTGCATCGGGAATCATGCGGAAAGGCGACGTGGAATGGTTGCAGGCCGGGAATGGCGTCTGGCATGACGGAAGCGCCGTCGGAAACGAACGCCTCCGAGGCTATCAAGTCTGGATTGCATTGCCGCCCGATCAGGAGAACGGTTCCGCGTTCAGTCAACAAGTGCCCGCTGGATCGATTCCCGGTGTCGGCCCAGCGCGCGTGCTTTTTGGCGATCTCGCCGGCGTTCGGAGTCCCGTTGCATCGACGGAAGGCATCACCTTGCTGCATGTCCGGTTGCGGGCCGGCAAAACCTGGCGATTTCAGCCGCCGTCTGGGCAGACGGTCGCGTGGGCACATGCGGGATCCGGTTCGGTGGCGGCCAACGGCATGTCGATCGGTAGCGATCTGGTCGTGTTCGATGAATCCGACGGCACGATCGTATTCACGGCCGGAAGCGACGCGGACATTCTCGTGGGCTCCGCTGTTCCTCATCCGTACGATCTCGTGGTCGGCAATTACTCTGTTCACACGTCGGTCGACGCACTCCGAAAGGGCGAGGCCGAAATCGATCGAATCGGCAGCGCGTCGGATTGGCGAGCGCGCTGA
- a CDS encoding DoxX family protein — METKNSNLTLALPLVGRVLIALLFLISGLGKLAAPGATIGYISSLGLPAPTLGFLGALILELAGGGLLVAGYRVRLVAALLAVYSVVTALIFHHALGDQNQLFHFFKDVAIAGGLLQIVANGAGVFSIDQRIARGSGKLGVSR; from the coding sequence ATGGAAACGAAGAACTCGAATCTCACGCTGGCCCTTCCGCTGGTAGGGCGTGTCTTGATCGCACTCCTCTTCCTGATCAGCGGACTGGGCAAGCTCGCGGCCCCCGGGGCGACGATCGGCTATATCTCGTCGCTCGGCCTGCCGGCGCCTACGCTCGGCTTTTTGGGGGCACTGATTCTCGAGCTGGCCGGAGGCGGTCTTCTCGTCGCCGGCTATCGAGTCCGCCTTGTGGCTGCGTTACTCGCCGTTTATTCGGTGGTCACCGCGCTGATCTTCCACCATGCGCTAGGCGATCAGAATCAGCTTTTCCATTTCTTCAAGGATGTGGCCATTGCTGGCGGGCTGCTGCAGATCGTTGCAAATGGTGCGGGCGTGTTCAGTATCGATCAGCGTATTGCCAGGGGGAGCGGAAAGCTTGGGGTGTCTCGATAA
- a CDS encoding NADP-dependent oxidoreductase, with translation MKFEDDDKAKTMSSEAYENQTSESVRIVVAMAYGGPEVLALREVPVPKVGHGQVSVAIRASGVNPIDYKLYGGGFGTNPANLPLRIGFEAAGVVTATGEEAVGPTGPISVGDEVLVYRAPGAYATQLVVPASSVLAKPANLPWDQAGGSLAAGTTAVHALEAVALEEGETVLIHGAAGGVGHLAVQLAVTRGATVIGTASPGKHDVLRELGAIPVAYGPGLADRVRAAAPQGVNAAADMVGSDEAIDTSLEVVSDRSRIATIAGFARGSRAGVKLLGGVPGADPGQDIRYAARLRLIIAAATGTLRVIVSETFPLNRAADAHRSIMSGRTIGKIVLLS, from the coding sequence TTGAAATTCGAAGATGATGACAAGGCAAAAACGATGAGCTCCGAAGCATATGAAAACCAGACCTCCGAGAGTGTGAGGATTGTCGTCGCGATGGCTTACGGCGGCCCCGAGGTTCTTGCCCTGCGTGAGGTTCCGGTACCGAAAGTTGGCCATGGTCAGGTGAGTGTCGCGATTCGCGCGTCAGGGGTGAATCCGATCGATTACAAACTCTATGGCGGTGGATTCGGCACCAATCCGGCAAATCTACCGCTCCGAATCGGCTTCGAAGCGGCCGGTGTCGTGACGGCCACGGGGGAAGAGGCCGTGGGGCCAACCGGCCCGATATCAGTGGGCGACGAGGTGCTGGTGTATCGTGCGCCGGGCGCATATGCAACGCAGTTAGTCGTTCCCGCGTCGTCGGTGCTGGCCAAGCCCGCGAATCTACCGTGGGATCAGGCCGGCGGGTCGCTTGCCGCGGGTACTACCGCGGTTCATGCGTTGGAGGCCGTCGCGCTTGAGGAGGGCGAGACCGTGTTGATTCACGGCGCGGCTGGCGGCGTAGGTCATCTCGCAGTGCAATTGGCCGTGACGCGGGGCGCGACGGTGATTGGGACCGCGAGTCCCGGCAAGCACGACGTGTTGCGCGAACTCGGCGCGATCCCGGTCGCATATGGACCAGGCTTGGCGGATCGAGTCAGGGCTGCAGCCCCTCAAGGTGTCAATGCGGCTGCGGATATGGTGGGATCCGACGAAGCAATCGACACGTCGCTGGAGGTAGTTTCCGATCGCTCACGCATTGCGACGATCGCCGGGTTTGCCCGGGGAAGCCGTGCGGGCGTGAAGCTGCTTGGCGGCGTTCCTGGCGCCGATCCCGGGCAGGATATCCGTTACGCGGCGCGCCTGAGGCTGATCATCGCAGCAGCGACCGGCACACTGCGCGTCATCGTTAGCGAAACGTTTCCGCTGAATCGCGCCGCAGATGCCCATCGCTCGATCATGAGCGGGCGGACGATCGGAAAAATCGTTCTGCTTTCCTGA
- a CDS encoding LysR family transcriptional regulator encodes MDKIQSVRFFLQVVEDESFVRVANRLGISDVAISRNVVWLEKQIGAQLLVRKARSVSVTEFGRTYYARMRNILVKLDELERSISEPSLKPIGTLRVAVSSFFSLRYLASCLCSYHNTYPDVSISPILLDRPFDLVRDGYDVGIIDLSTLSNMSFIARPICHDPLIACASPAYLERCGEPLHPEQLIGHSYIKASGLHSSGPGLKITGHGGTVRLDCKPVLVVNNVDFLVQMILAGTGVGFVPPALIESELKNGELKSVLTGYSSPAPVIGIVYPSRRHLPAKVRTFVEHLLATFDTSSGM; translated from the coding sequence ATGGACAAAATTCAATCCGTACGTTTCTTCTTGCAGGTCGTGGAAGACGAGAGTTTTGTGCGGGTTGCCAACCGATTAGGCATCTCTGATGTGGCGATCAGCCGCAATGTGGTTTGGCTCGAAAAGCAAATAGGAGCACAACTTCTTGTTCGCAAGGCGCGAAGTGTGTCGGTTACGGAATTCGGGCGGACCTACTATGCGAGAATGCGGAACATTCTGGTGAAGCTAGACGAACTTGAGCGCTCCATATCGGAGCCTTCACTGAAACCGATTGGGACATTGCGCGTTGCGGTTTCGTCTTTCTTCTCGCTTCGATACCTTGCCTCGTGTTTGTGCAGCTATCACAACACATACCCCGACGTATCGATTTCTCCAATCCTTCTAGATCGCCCGTTCGACCTTGTCCGCGACGGATACGATGTCGGTATTATCGATCTGTCGACGTTGTCGAATATGAGCTTCATCGCGCGCCCTATCTGTCATGACCCATTAATCGCTTGCGCATCGCCCGCATACCTAGAGCGATGTGGTGAGCCGCTGCATCCTGAGCAACTGATAGGCCATTCGTATATCAAGGCTTCTGGTTTGCATTCCAGTGGGCCTGGACTGAAAATCACCGGCCATGGCGGTACAGTAAGGTTGGATTGCAAACCAGTGCTGGTAGTCAATAACGTGGATTTTCTTGTGCAGATGATCCTGGCTGGAACTGGGGTCGGTTTTGTTCCGCCGGCATTGATTGAGTCGGAGCTTAAAAATGGGGAGTTGAAGTCAGTGTTGACTGGATATTCGTCTCCTGCTCCCGTTATCGGCATTGTATACCCGAGCCGTCGTCACTTGCCGGCCAAGGTGAGGACATTCGTTGAGCACCTTCTGGCTACTTTCGATACATCGTCGGGTATGTGA
- a CDS encoding NUDIX domain-containing protein, producing MLLAQESTNGRQTLPGNWCDINESPADAIVRDVAEKTGLKFSPSGLLALMNRKKHPHPLGCPTR from the coding sequence GTGCTGCTGGCCCAAGAAAGCACGAACGGCCGACAGACGCTTCCCGGCAACTGGTGCGACATCAATGAATCACCCGCCGACGCAATCGTTCGCGACGTCGCGGAGAAAACGGGACTCAAGTTCTCACCTTCCGGACTTCTCGCGCTGATGAACCGAAAAAAACATCCGCATCCCCTCGGATGCCCAACGCGCTAA
- a CDS encoding NUDIX hydrolase N-terminal domain-containing protein codes for MATTALLQYLELALSTAQAGLAFSKDRFDIERFHKLRQATADLIADHSTCRSNTFRTGSILIETTRRQSSTFAR; via the coding sequence ATGGCGACAACCGCTCTACTCCAATATCTGGAGCTCGCCCTATCCACAGCCCAGGCAGGACTCGCCTTCTCGAAAGATCGATTCGACATCGAACGTTTCCACAAACTTCGGCAAGCCACCGCCGATCTCATTGCCGATCATTCGACCTGTCGGTCGAACACATTTCGGACTGGATCAATCTTGATCGAGACTACCCGACGCCAAAGCTCGACGTTCGCGCGCTGA
- a CDS encoding LysR family transcriptional regulator has protein sequence MKIDTLGVQAFVAIADGGSFRQAADTLHVTQTAITQRLRKLESFLGVALVERTTRRTTLTEIGRRFLPQARRLLNELSDALTEIRETGLSQRGDVTIACVPTVGVQYLPRILRAFSGHRPHDRVKILDHASASVLQAVLRREAEFGISIAGDQHPELVSVPLTHDPYVLVCRDDHPLAKRRRIRWAALQPHPLIFAGEVSGNRGLLEGALKTSGVSLHSFYEVQRSSTALGLVAEGLGAAVVPKLAIQKNAYPMIRTIELVEPSVSRTLVLVTRKSAQLSPAARALYDMIVERATPGR, from the coding sequence ATGAAAATCGATACGCTCGGTGTACAGGCTTTCGTCGCGATCGCCGACGGCGGCAGCTTCAGGCAGGCGGCCGACACGCTGCACGTGACGCAAACGGCGATCACGCAGCGGCTGCGCAAGCTCGAGTCGTTTCTCGGCGTCGCGCTGGTCGAACGCACGACGCGCCGCACCACGCTGACCGAGATCGGCCGGCGTTTCCTGCCGCAAGCGCGGCGGCTGCTGAACGAACTATCCGATGCGCTGACCGAAATCCGCGAGACGGGCCTGAGCCAGCGCGGCGACGTCACGATCGCGTGCGTGCCGACGGTCGGCGTGCAATACCTGCCGCGCATCCTGCGCGCGTTCTCCGGGCACCGGCCGCACGATCGCGTGAAGATCCTCGATCACGCATCGGCATCGGTGCTGCAGGCCGTGCTGCGCCGCGAAGCCGAATTCGGCATCAGCATCGCCGGCGACCAGCACCCCGAACTTGTCAGCGTGCCGCTCACGCACGACCCGTATGTGCTTGTCTGCCGCGACGATCATCCGCTCGCGAAGCGGCGGCGCATCCGCTGGGCGGCACTGCAGCCGCATCCGCTGATCTTCGCCGGCGAAGTGAGCGGCAATCGCGGGCTGCTCGAAGGCGCGCTGAAAACCAGCGGCGTGTCGCTGCACTCGTTCTACGAAGTGCAGCGCAGCTCGACCGCGCTCGGGCTCGTCGCCGAAGGGCTCGGTGCGGCCGTGGTGCCGAAGCTCGCGATCCAGAAGAACGCGTATCCGATGATCCGCACGATCGAGCTCGTCGAGCCGTCGGTGTCGCGCACGCTCGTGCTCGTCACGCGCAAGAGCGCGCAACTGTCGCCCGCGGCGCGGGCGCTCTACGACATGATCGTCGAGCGCGCGACGCCGGGGCGGTGA
- the tam gene encoding trans-aconitate 2-methyltransferase, whose translation MTTPLDQYASQYVQFEDERTRPVRDLLAAVPRTPIRTAIDIGCGPGNSTEALIARAPDATIHGIDASADMIAAARKRLPALRFDIADVAAWDDPGGYDLILSNAVLQWVPAHDTLFPMLVGRLAPGGHLAVQMPDNLDEPAHRLMREVAAAGPWADKLKGAARTERFDARYYYALLSPLCSRVDVWRTTYYHPLRGGADAVVEWFKGSALRPFLAALDDGEQRAFLARYREALAGPNGYPALGDGTVLLPFPRLFVVATRK comes from the coding sequence GTGACGACCCCACTCGATCAATACGCGAGCCAGTACGTGCAATTCGAGGACGAGCGCACGCGGCCGGTGCGCGACCTGCTGGCCGCCGTGCCGCGCACGCCGATCCGCACCGCGATCGACATCGGCTGCGGGCCCGGCAATTCGACGGAAGCGCTGATCGCACGCGCACCCGACGCGACGATCCACGGAATCGACGCATCGGCGGACATGATCGCGGCCGCGCGCAAGCGCCTGCCGGCACTGCGCTTCGATATCGCCGATGTGGCCGCGTGGGACGATCCGGGCGGCTACGACCTGATCCTGTCGAACGCGGTGCTGCAATGGGTGCCCGCGCACGACACGCTGTTTCCGATGCTCGTCGGCCGGCTTGCGCCGGGCGGCCATCTCGCGGTGCAGATGCCCGACAACCTCGACGAACCCGCGCACCGGCTGATGCGCGAAGTCGCCGCGGCCGGGCCGTGGGCGGACAAGCTGAAAGGCGCGGCGCGCACCGAACGGTTCGACGCGCGCTACTACTACGCGCTGCTGTCGCCGCTGTGTTCGCGCGTGGACGTATGGCGCACGACCTACTACCACCCGCTGCGCGGCGGCGCGGACGCAGTCGTCGAATGGTTCAAGGGTAGTGCGTTGCGGCCGTTCCTCGCGGCGCTCGACGACGGCGAACAGCGTGCGTTCCTCGCGCGTTATCGCGAGGCGCTCGCCGGTCCGAACGGTTATCCGGCACTCGGCGACGGCACCGTGCTGCTGCCGTTTCCGCGCCTGTTCGTCGTGGCGACGCGGAAGTGA
- a CDS encoding nuclear transport factor 2 family protein has product MTEQSNVQLVQQAYAAFGRADIDGILQTLSESVDWFIPGPTGIIPFAGRRHGPQEVAAFFGALASTQTVERFEPLEFIASGNRVVVLGAQRWYVHSTGRTYEDEWVHLITIENGKITAFTEYHDTEAEAAAHRQ; this is encoded by the coding sequence ATGACCGAGCAAAGCAACGTTCAACTGGTGCAGCAGGCGTACGCGGCGTTCGGCAGGGCCGATATCGACGGCATCCTGCAGACGTTATCCGAAAGCGTCGACTGGTTCATACCAGGGCCGACCGGCATCATTCCGTTCGCAGGCAGACGACATGGGCCTCAAGAGGTCGCGGCGTTCTTCGGGGCGCTTGCGTCGACGCAGACCGTGGAACGGTTCGAGCCGCTCGAGTTCATCGCCAGCGGCAACCGGGTCGTCGTGCTCGGCGCACAACGCTGGTATGTCCACTCGACCGGGCGCACGTACGAGGACGAGTGGGTGCATCTGATCACGATCGAAAACGGCAAGATCACGGCGTTTACCGAGTATCACGATACCGAGGCGGAAGCGGCGGCACATCGACAGTGA
- a CDS encoding XAC2610-related protein: MTHSLQFRPFPRVAALLLAACASMPFAAHAAKPLLTFKVDDTVTARIERADSAHITVRFLPSGKTQTLGVTAADEEGHYHLASDDYNFDGHRDLAAHALLGMVNENYGIYLYNAARQQFEPLQMPANDMPHGSCDDLINVEAKPKEHTLYSSCRGGPIWYTDAYRFDANGRMYLYQSSEAIPDDLRDLLDDDAGPSSMLLTYDEHGKRVSRRPQAYGGGKVTFKVRATRVPLHETMNDAPTRRYVVAGDTLELVDAAADFQWLKVVYRNPRTGAVTGWISAKDTTPAGG; this comes from the coding sequence ATGACGCACTCCCTGCAATTCCGACCGTTTCCGCGCGTCGCCGCGCTGCTGCTCGCTGCGTGCGCATCGATGCCCTTCGCCGCGCACGCGGCCAAACCGCTGCTCACGTTCAAGGTCGACGACACCGTCACAGCGCGCATCGAGCGCGCCGACAGCGCGCACATCACGGTCCGCTTCCTGCCAAGCGGGAAAACGCAGACGCTCGGCGTCACCGCCGCCGACGAGGAAGGCCACTACCACCTCGCATCGGACGACTACAACTTCGACGGCCACCGCGATCTCGCGGCGCACGCGCTGCTCGGCATGGTTAACGAAAACTACGGCATCTATCTGTACAACGCCGCGCGCCAGCAGTTCGAGCCACTGCAAATGCCGGCGAACGACATGCCGCACGGCAGTTGCGACGACCTGATCAATGTCGAGGCGAAGCCGAAGGAGCACACGCTTTACAGCTCGTGCCGCGGCGGCCCGATCTGGTACACCGATGCGTATCGCTTCGACGCCAACGGCAGGATGTATCTGTATCAGTCGAGCGAAGCGATACCGGACGACCTGCGCGACTTGCTCGACGACGATGCGGGTCCGTCGTCGATGCTGCTGACCTACGACGAGCACGGCAAACGCGTGTCGCGCCGCCCGCAGGCCTACGGCGGCGGCAAGGTCACTTTCAAGGTGCGCGCGACGCGCGTGCCGCTGCACGAGACCATGAACGATGCGCCGACGCGGCGCTACGTCGTCGCGGGCGACACGCTCGAACTGGTCGACGCGGCTGCCGACTTCCAGTGGCTGAAAGTCGTCTATCGCAATCCGCGCACAGGCGCCGTGACGGGCTGGATCAGCGCGAAGGACACCACGCCCGCAGGCGGCTGA
- a CDS encoding winged helix-turn-helix transcriptional regulator has translation MKTSATGCSVEEAMRMLGGRWRLLLVSYLLDGPRRFSDLRRDMPGISQRMLTLDLRALEDAGLVRRTIYPEVPVRVEYDLTTDGDRLRPVVDVMREFGLWLKARDADASCDTGMAPEAAEAIETASRSPR, from the coding sequence ATGAAAACGAGTGCGACAGGATGTTCCGTTGAAGAAGCGATGCGCATGCTCGGCGGCCGCTGGCGGCTGTTGCTGGTGTCGTATCTGCTCGACGGGCCGCGGCGCTTCAGCGACCTGCGCCGCGACATGCCGGGCATCTCGCAGCGCATGCTGACGCTCGACCTGCGCGCGCTCGAAGACGCGGGGCTCGTGCGGCGGACCATCTATCCGGAAGTGCCGGTGCGCGTCGAGTACGATCTGACCACGGACGGCGACCGGCTGCGGCCGGTGGTCGACGTGATGCGCGAATTCGGGCTGTGGCTGAAGGCGCGCGATGCCGATGCGTCGTGCGATACCGGCATGGCGCCCGAAGCGGCGGAGGCGATCGAAACGGCAAGCCGCTCACCCCGATAA
- a CDS encoding glutathione S-transferase C-terminal domain-containing protein — MKLYHAPGSCSQAIRIVLHEGDIDAQIVNVDARKHVVEGGRNYYDVTELGYVPLLELDDGTMLREGPVIAQYLADLRPEAALAPAYGTLARYRLMEWLNFLGTEIHKGFIPLLYAVQAGKYVEPARQKLDSRFAWIDRQLDGKTFVTGDTFTVADAYLFALTGWGKADWMRSVYNADIDLSRYAHLRAWYERVRERPAVQAVLAADGLSR, encoded by the coding sequence ATGAAGCTCTATCACGCTCCCGGCAGCTGTTCGCAGGCGATCCGCATCGTGCTGCACGAAGGCGACATCGACGCGCAGATCGTCAACGTCGACGCGCGCAAGCATGTCGTCGAAGGCGGACGCAACTACTACGACGTGACCGAACTCGGCTACGTGCCGCTGCTCGAACTCGACGACGGCACGATGCTGCGCGAAGGGCCGGTGATCGCGCAGTATCTCGCGGATCTGCGCCCGGAAGCCGCGCTCGCGCCCGCCTACGGCACACTCGCGCGCTACCGGCTGATGGAATGGCTCAACTTCCTCGGCACCGAGATCCACAAGGGTTTCATCCCGCTGCTGTATGCGGTGCAGGCGGGGAAGTACGTGGAGCCGGCGCGGCAGAAGCTCGACAGCCGCTTTGCATGGATCGACCGTCAGCTCGACGGCAAGACGTTCGTCACGGGCGACACGTTCACGGTTGCGGATGCGTACCTGTTCGCGCTGACCGGCTGGGGCAAGGCCGACTGGATGCGCTCCGTGTACAACGCGGATATCGACCTGAGCCGGTATGCGCATCTGAGGGCGTGGTACGAGCGCGTGCGGGAACGGCCGGCGGTGCAGGCCGTGCTGGCGGCGGACGGCCTGTCGCGGTAG